A single window of Lutzomyia longipalpis isolate SR_M1_2022 chromosome 1, ASM2433408v1 DNA harbors:
- the LOC129786848 gene encoding medium-chain acyl-CoA ligase ACSF2, mitochondrial-like, translated as MTNIPIVVEDLIRRRVAQVVKKMPQSPGMRGEKGCENAARKSFIPTTFWNHSAQSGLSYFHNPGRYPLVHRTIGQELSHAVNKCSDREYIIGVEEKQKLTYQQIKTEADSLAAGFHCIGLKRGDRLGIWAPNVASWPVVMFAAARAGLILVALNPAYEATEMEFCLRKVGVKALVTSESFRSQDYYEKLQQIVPELISSDPGRIKCKKLPSLASILIDSEKNFAGTFRLCDVKSMPMASQIVGIEDQQKDISPDSGCCIMFTSGTTGNPKAALLKHSAVVNCGLHFDKIELLERKILLPVPFFHVFGLVPGIMGALTNQATIVIPSTTYNPEKSLLAIRNEKCSILYGTPTMFVDLVKKQKEIKLDIRPEIAFFGAAPSSPQLIQDMKKDLGLKKLKTAYGMTESTACSFISLPEDSDDQVCETIGYVNDHIEAKIIDKQGNIVPFGIPGELCVRGHFTMLKYWDDMEKTQKVLGSDGWLKTGDQFILQPNGYGKIVGRLKEIIIRGGENIFPKEIEDFLATCPEISEVYIVGVPDKRFGEEMCAYVRLQSGSQFTEKDIREYCNVS; from the exons atgacAAACATTCCAATTGTCGTTGAAGATTTGATTCGTCGGAGGGTTGCTCAAGTGGTGAAGAAAATGCCTCAGAGTCCAGGGATGCGAGGGGAGAAGGGATGCGAGAATGCCGCGAGGAAGTCCTTCATCCCAACAACATTTTG gAATCATTCAGCACAAAGTGGTTTAAGTTACTTCCACAACCCAGGGAGGTATCCTCTGGTTCACAGAACAATTGGACAAGAATTGAGTCACGCTGTGAATAAGTGTAGTGATCGTGAATATATTATCGGAGTagaagaaaagcaaaagttAACTTACCAGCAAATTAAGACTGAAGCTGATAGTCTAGCTGCAGGATTTCACTGCATTGGCTTAAAGAGGGGAGACCGTCTTGGGATTTGGGCTCCAAATGTGGCATCATGGCCTGTTGTCATGTTTGCAGCCGCCCGAGCAGGACTTATTTTGGTTGCCCTTAATCCTGCCTACGAGGCAACTGAAATGGAATTCTGTCTTCGTAAAGTAGGAGTAAAAGCTCTGGTTACATCTGAGAGCTTTCGTTCGCAGGATTACTACGAGAAGCTCCAACAAATTGTTCCAGAATTAATTTCTAGTGATCCTGGGaggataaaatgcaaaaagctcCCATCTCTTGCATCAATTCTAATTGATTCTGAGAAGAATTTTGCAGGAACTTTCCGATTATGTGACGTAAAGTCTATGCCAATGGCATCCCAGATAGTTGGTATTGAGGATCAACAGAAGGACATTAGTCCTGACAGTGGATGCTGCATTATGTTCACTTCCGGTACAACAGGAAACCCCAAAGCTGCTCTGCTTAAGCACTCAGCTGTAGTTAATTGTGGGTtgcattttgataaaattgaacttctggagagaaaaattcttcttcctgTTCCATTCTTCCATGTCTTTGGGTTGGTTCCGGGAATAATGGGAGCTCTAACGAATCAAGCAACAATTGTTATCCCCTCAACTACCTACAATCCTGAAAAATCTCTCCTTGCAATTAGGAATGAGAAGTGCTCAATTCTTTATGGGACTCCCACAATGTTCGTAGATTTGGTAAAGAAACAAAAGGAAATTAAGTTGGATATTAGGCCTGAGATTGCGTTCTTTGGAGCAGCTCCCTCATCACCACAGCTTATTCAAGATATGAAGAAAGATTTAGGGTTAAAGAAACTTAAG ACAGCTTATGGTATGACTGAGAGCACCGCATGTAGCTTTATAAGTCTCCCAGAAGACAGTGATGATCAAGTTTGCGAAACAATTGGATACGTCAATGATCACATTGAGGCAAAAATCATTGATAAACAAGGAAATATCGTCCCTTTTGGAATTCCAGGAGAACTCTGCGTTCGAGGACATTTCACAATGCTCAAATACTGGGATGATATGGAGAAGACTCAAAAAGTCCTTGGATCAGATGGATGGCTAAAGACAGGAGATCAATTCATCCTACAGCCAAATGGCTACGGCAAGATTGTTGGAAGACTCAAGGAGATTATCATAAGAGGcggggaaaatatttttccaaaggaaattgaagattttctagCAACCTGCCCAGAAATTTCCGAAGTTTACATTGTTGGTGTTCCTGATAAAAGGTTTGGAGAGGAAATGTGTGCCTATGTACGCCTACAATCTGGAAGTCAATTTACAGAGAAGGATATTCGGGAGTATTGT aatGTTTCATAA